A single region of the Pristis pectinata isolate sPriPec2 chromosome 23, sPriPec2.1.pri, whole genome shotgun sequence genome encodes:
- the tor4aa gene encoding torsin-4A isoform X1, with the protein MERQSQQRREQTLYRNSGLLLEKRGSVVTDSRGSEITRPAMEPVHKVAPEPKQRISTVTSPLRAAYRIRHKYLVMKKRRVSTEQREAGDGERLGAVGDSWLPAKGQEPSGRSIRNRAKAAEYFTFEKVPVKSSRKRRSHKKCKVLYPNGSKKYLPEEKKSKAKYCLFLLSIIVFFQIYNAIENLDDNVLKYDLTGLEKTLKREVFGQAVAIDSLMDLLKDYLATHIHNKPLVLSFNGPIGVGKSLVGRLLAKHFRSVLSDDLVYQYFVLHHCPSHDNITSCQQELALGISEMVNRAEEEEKIPLLIFDEVEFMQPALLDFLHNYFQPNQTNEFLNVVYILISNYGQGEITKFVLHNASSGVTRQPAKSEELLFIVQSSLVHIHPLWKHADIVPFTLLERDHIVECFLEKMMTEGLYPDTAHLDKLSRELNYYSVGEHQYAVQGCKHIDSKVNLLH; encoded by the coding sequence GCAGTGTAGTGACCGATTCCAGGGGCTCCGAAATAACGAGACCTGCGATGGAGCCGGTGCACAAGGTGGCGCCTGAGCCCAAGCAGAGGATATCCACAGTCACTTCGCCACTGAGAGCCGCCTATCGCATCCGCCACAAGTACCTTGTCATGAAGAAGAGGCGGGTCAGCACGGAGCAGCGCGAGGCCGGGGACGGGGAGAGGCTGGGGGCCGTGGGGGACAGCTGGCTCCCCGCCAAGGGGCAGGAACCATCGGGACGCAGCATCAGGAACAGGGCCAAGGCAGCCGAGTACTTCACCTTTGAGAAGGTCCCGGTCAAGTCCTCGAGGAAACGCCGCTCACATAAAAAGTGCAAGGTGCTGTACCCAAACGGCAGCAAGAAGTACTTGCCCGAGGAGAAGAAAAGCAAGGCAAAATACTGCCTCTTCCTGCTGAGTATTATCGTTTTCTTCCAAATATATAATGCCATCGAGAATCTGGATGACAATGTGCTAAAGTACGACCTGACAGGACTGGAGAAAACACTTAAGAGGGAGGTCTTTGGGCAGGCGGTTGCTATTGACAGTCTAATGGATCTGCTGAAGGACTACCTGGCCACCCACATTCACAACAAACCGCTGGTCCTGTCCTTCAATGGCCCGATCGGGGTTGGGAAGAGCCTGGTGGGGAGACTGCTCGCCAAGCACTTCCGCTCGGTTCTGAGCGACGACCTGGTGTATCAGTACTTCGTGCTGCATCACTGCCCGTCGCATGACAACATCACCAGCTGCCAGCAGGAGCTGGCGCTCGGCATCTCGGAGATGGTGAACCGggctgaggaggaggagaagatccCCCTGCTCATCTTCGACGAGGTGGAGTTCATGCAGCCGGCCCTGTTGGACTTCCTGCACAACTACTTCCAGCCCAACCAGACCAACGAGTTCCTCAATGTGGTGTACATCTTAATCAGCAACTACGGCCAGGGCGAGATAACCAAGTTCGTTCTCCACAACGCTTCAAGTGGTGTGACGAGACAGCCAGCCAAGTCTGAGGAGCTTCTATTCATTGTCCAGTCTTCACTGGTCCACATTCACCCACTGTGGAAACATGCCGACATTGTCCCCTTCACCCTACTGGAGAGGGACCACATTGTGGAGTGTTTTTTAGAAAAGATGATGACAGAAGGATTGTACCCAGACACTGCCCACCTGGACAAGCTGTCCAGAGAGCTGAATTACTATTCCGTTGGGGAGCACCAGTACGCTGTTCAAGGCTGCAAGCACATAGACTCCAAAGTAAACTTGTTACATTGA
- the tor4aa gene encoding torsin-4A isoform X2, producing the protein MEPVHKVAPEPKQRISTVTSPLRAAYRIRHKYLVMKKRRVSTEQREAGDGERLGAVGDSWLPAKGQEPSGRSIRNRAKAAEYFTFEKVPVKSSRKRRSHKKCKVLYPNGSKKYLPEEKKSKAKYCLFLLSIIVFFQIYNAIENLDDNVLKYDLTGLEKTLKREVFGQAVAIDSLMDLLKDYLATHIHNKPLVLSFNGPIGVGKSLVGRLLAKHFRSVLSDDLVYQYFVLHHCPSHDNITSCQQELALGISEMVNRAEEEEKIPLLIFDEVEFMQPALLDFLHNYFQPNQTNEFLNVVYILISNYGQGEITKFVLHNASSGVTRQPAKSEELLFIVQSSLVHIHPLWKHADIVPFTLLERDHIVECFLEKMMTEGLYPDTAHLDKLSRELNYYSVGEHQYAVQGCKHIDSKVNLLH; encoded by the coding sequence ATGGAGCCGGTGCACAAGGTGGCGCCTGAGCCCAAGCAGAGGATATCCACAGTCACTTCGCCACTGAGAGCCGCCTATCGCATCCGCCACAAGTACCTTGTCATGAAGAAGAGGCGGGTCAGCACGGAGCAGCGCGAGGCCGGGGACGGGGAGAGGCTGGGGGCCGTGGGGGACAGCTGGCTCCCCGCCAAGGGGCAGGAACCATCGGGACGCAGCATCAGGAACAGGGCCAAGGCAGCCGAGTACTTCACCTTTGAGAAGGTCCCGGTCAAGTCCTCGAGGAAACGCCGCTCACATAAAAAGTGCAAGGTGCTGTACCCAAACGGCAGCAAGAAGTACTTGCCCGAGGAGAAGAAAAGCAAGGCAAAATACTGCCTCTTCCTGCTGAGTATTATCGTTTTCTTCCAAATATATAATGCCATCGAGAATCTGGATGACAATGTGCTAAAGTACGACCTGACAGGACTGGAGAAAACACTTAAGAGGGAGGTCTTTGGGCAGGCGGTTGCTATTGACAGTCTAATGGATCTGCTGAAGGACTACCTGGCCACCCACATTCACAACAAACCGCTGGTCCTGTCCTTCAATGGCCCGATCGGGGTTGGGAAGAGCCTGGTGGGGAGACTGCTCGCCAAGCACTTCCGCTCGGTTCTGAGCGACGACCTGGTGTATCAGTACTTCGTGCTGCATCACTGCCCGTCGCATGACAACATCACCAGCTGCCAGCAGGAGCTGGCGCTCGGCATCTCGGAGATGGTGAACCGggctgaggaggaggagaagatccCCCTGCTCATCTTCGACGAGGTGGAGTTCATGCAGCCGGCCCTGTTGGACTTCCTGCACAACTACTTCCAGCCCAACCAGACCAACGAGTTCCTCAATGTGGTGTACATCTTAATCAGCAACTACGGCCAGGGCGAGATAACCAAGTTCGTTCTCCACAACGCTTCAAGTGGTGTGACGAGACAGCCAGCCAAGTCTGAGGAGCTTCTATTCATTGTCCAGTCTTCACTGGTCCACATTCACCCACTGTGGAAACATGCCGACATTGTCCCCTTCACCCTACTGGAGAGGGACCACATTGTGGAGTGTTTTTTAGAAAAGATGATGACAGAAGGATTGTACCCAGACACTGCCCACCTGGACAAGCTGTCCAGAGAGCTGAATTACTATTCCGTTGGGGAGCACCAGTACGCTGTTCAAGGCTGCAAGCACATAGACTCCAAAGTAAACTTGTTACATTGA